A portion of the Cervus elaphus chromosome X, mCerEla1.1, whole genome shotgun sequence genome contains these proteins:
- the PJA1 gene encoding E3 ubiquitin-protein ligase Praja-1 isoform X2 gives MGQESSKPIWPKPAGGCQSNTGRRYGRRHAYVSFRPSTSQKERISSQRKTPSKVPMHRSAPSQTTKRSRSPFSTTRRSWDDSESSGTTLNADNEDYSSTSRWRETASADEGHLDGLARRSRGEGSSGYPEPKYPEDKREARSDQVKPEKVPRRRRTMADPDFWTYSDDYYKYFEEDSDSDKEWTAALRRKYRGREQNLSSSGESWETLPGKEELEAEQARVNASAGASAGSSGSNELEEVRGPSLQEEERASPEEGEVPWLQYNENESSSEGDNDSGQEFLQPGVFMLDGNNNLEDDSSVSEDLEVDWSLFDGFADGLGVAEAISYVDPQFLTYMALEERLAQAMETALAHLESLAVDVEVANPPASKESIDTLPEILITEDHSAVGQEMCCPICCSEYAKGEVATELPCHHYFHKPCVSIWLQKSGTCPVCRCMFPPPL, from the exons ATGGGTCAGGAATCTAGCAAGCCTATCTGGCCCAAGCCAGCAGGAGGGTGTCAGTCCAATACAGGCAGGAGGTATGGAAGAAGGCATGCTTATGTCAGTTTCAGGCCATCCACGAGCCAGAAAGAAAGGATTTCCAGCCAGAGAAAGACGCCATCCAAAGTCCCAATGCACAGATCAGCCCCCAGTCAAACCACCAAGAGGAGCCGATCACCGTTTTCCACCACTCGTCGTAGTTGGGATGACAGCGAGAGCTCAGGAACCACCCTGAATGCTGATAATGAGGACTACTCCAG CACTTCCAGGTGGAGGGAGACTGCCAGCGCTGATGAAGGCCACTTGGATGGCCTGGCAAGAAGGAGCAGAGGTGAGGGTTCAAGTGGCTACCCTGAGCCGAAGTACCCTGAAGACAAGAGGGAAGCCAGGAGTGACCAAGTGAAGCCCGAAAAGGTGCCTAGACGGCGACGAACCATGGCCGACCCCGACTTCTGGACATACAGCGATGACTACTACAAATACTTTGAAGAAGACTCTGACAGTGACAAAGAGTGGACTGCGGCTCTGCGTCGCAAGTATCGTGGCCGGGAGCAAAATCTGTCATCCAGCGGCGAGAGCTGGGAGACTCTGCCAGGAAAAGAAGAGCTTGAAGCTGAGCAAGCCAGAGTGAATGCCAGTGCTGGTGCCAGTGCTGGCAGCAGTGGCAGCAATGAACTTGAGGAAGTTCGAGGGCCATCTCtccaggaagaggaaagggcatcccctgaagaaggagaagTTCCTTGGCTCCAATACAATGAAAACGAGAGCAGCAGTGAGGGGGATAATGATTCTGGTCAGGAGTTTCTGCAGCCTGGTGTCTTCATGCTGGATGGCAACAACAACCTTGAAGATGACTCCAGTGTCAGTGAAGACCTCGAAGTGGATTGGAGCCTCTTCGATGGATTTGCGGATGGGTTGGGGGTAGCCGAAGCCATTTCCTACGTGGATCCTCAGTTCCTCACATACATGGCACTTGAAGAACGCCTGGCCCAGGCAATGGAAACTGCCCTGGCACACTTGGAGTCTCTGGCGGTGGATGTGGAGGTGGCCAATCCACCAGCCAGCAAGGAGAGCATCGACACTCTTCCTGAGATCCTGATCACGGAAGATCACAGTGCGGTGGGGCAGGAGATGTGTTGCCCCATCTGTTGCAGTGAATATGCGAAGGGGGAGGTGGCGACAGAGCTGCCATGCCATCACTATTTCCACAAGCCTTGCGTGTCCATCTGGCTTCAGAAGTCAGGCACCTGCCCTGTGTGCCGCTGCATGTTCCCTCCCCCACTTTAA
- the PJA1 gene encoding E3 ubiquitin-protein ligase Praja-1 isoform X3, giving the protein MHRSAPSQTTKRSRSPFSTTRRSWDDSESSGTTLNADNEDYSSTSRWRETASADEGHLDGLARRSRGEGSSGYPEPKYPEDKREARSDQVKPEKVPRRRRTMADPDFWTYSDDYYKYFEEDSDSDKEWTAALRRKYRGREQNLSSSGESWETLPGKEELEAEQARVNASAGASAGSSGSNELEEVRGPSLQEEERASPEEGEVPWLQYNENESSSEGDNDSGQEFLQPGVFMLDGNNNLEDDSSVSEDLEVDWSLFDGFADGLGVAEAISYVDPQFLTYMALEERLAQAMETALAHLESLAVDVEVANPPASKESIDTLPEILITEDHSAVGQEMCCPICCSEYAKGEVATELPCHHYFHKPCVSIWLQKSGTCPVCRCMFPPPL; this is encoded by the exons ATGCACAGATCAGCCCCCAGTCAAACCACCAAGAGGAGCCGATCACCGTTTTCCACCACTCGTCGTAGTTGGGATGACAGCGAGAGCTCAGGAACCACCCTGAATGCTGATAATGAGGACTACTCCAG CACTTCCAGGTGGAGGGAGACTGCCAGCGCTGATGAAGGCCACTTGGATGGCCTGGCAAGAAGGAGCAGAGGTGAGGGTTCAAGTGGCTACCCTGAGCCGAAGTACCCTGAAGACAAGAGGGAAGCCAGGAGTGACCAAGTGAAGCCCGAAAAGGTGCCTAGACGGCGACGAACCATGGCCGACCCCGACTTCTGGACATACAGCGATGACTACTACAAATACTTTGAAGAAGACTCTGACAGTGACAAAGAGTGGACTGCGGCTCTGCGTCGCAAGTATCGTGGCCGGGAGCAAAATCTGTCATCCAGCGGCGAGAGCTGGGAGACTCTGCCAGGAAAAGAAGAGCTTGAAGCTGAGCAAGCCAGAGTGAATGCCAGTGCTGGTGCCAGTGCTGGCAGCAGTGGCAGCAATGAACTTGAGGAAGTTCGAGGGCCATCTCtccaggaagaggaaagggcatcccctgaagaaggagaagTTCCTTGGCTCCAATACAATGAAAACGAGAGCAGCAGTGAGGGGGATAATGATTCTGGTCAGGAGTTTCTGCAGCCTGGTGTCTTCATGCTGGATGGCAACAACAACCTTGAAGATGACTCCAGTGTCAGTGAAGACCTCGAAGTGGATTGGAGCCTCTTCGATGGATTTGCGGATGGGTTGGGGGTAGCCGAAGCCATTTCCTACGTGGATCCTCAGTTCCTCACATACATGGCACTTGAAGAACGCCTGGCCCAGGCAATGGAAACTGCCCTGGCACACTTGGAGTCTCTGGCGGTGGATGTGGAGGTGGCCAATCCACCAGCCAGCAAGGAGAGCATCGACACTCTTCCTGAGATCCTGATCACGGAAGATCACAGTGCGGTGGGGCAGGAGATGTGTTGCCCCATCTGTTGCAGTGAATATGCGAAGGGGGAGGTGGCGACAGAGCTGCCATGCCATCACTATTTCCACAAGCCTTGCGTGTCCATCTGGCTTCAGAAGTCAGGCACCTGCCCTGTGTGCCGCTGCATGTTCCCTCCCCCACTTTAA
- the PJA1 gene encoding E3 ubiquitin-protein ligase Praja-1 isoform X1 yields the protein MHRSAPSQTTKRSRSPFSTTRRSWDDSESSGTTLNADNEDYSRYPPREYRASGSRRGMAYGHVDCFGADDSEEEGAGPVERVPVRGKTGKFKDDKLYDPEKGARSLAGVASQFSSFNHDVREELEKLDPAPAARSSASRAEFLQPNSMASQPSSAEGKVVTNSNNLERERQEPNLPACPSRAPVSICGGENTPKSAEEPVVRPKIRNLASPNCVKPKIFFDTDDDDDMPHSTSRWRETASADEGHLDGLARRSRGEGSSGYPEPKYPEDKREARSDQVKPEKVPRRRRTMADPDFWTYSDDYYKYFEEDSDSDKEWTAALRRKYRGREQNLSSSGESWETLPGKEELEAEQARVNASAGASAGSSGSNELEEVRGPSLQEEERASPEEGEVPWLQYNENESSSEGDNDSGQEFLQPGVFMLDGNNNLEDDSSVSEDLEVDWSLFDGFADGLGVAEAISYVDPQFLTYMALEERLAQAMETALAHLESLAVDVEVANPPASKESIDTLPEILITEDHSAVGQEMCCPICCSEYAKGEVATELPCHHYFHKPCVSIWLQKSGTCPVCRCMFPPPL from the coding sequence ATGCACAGATCAGCCCCCAGTCAAACCACCAAGAGGAGCCGATCACCGTTTTCCACCACTCGTCGTAGTTGGGATGACAGCGAGAGCTCAGGAACCACCCTGAATGCTGATAATGAGGACTACTCCAGGTACCCGCCCAGAGAGTACAGGGCTTCGGGGAGCAGAAGAGGAATGGCTTATGGACATGTTGACTGTTTCGGGGCAGATGATAgtgaggaggagggggctgggcctGTTGAGCGAGTGCCAGTGAGAGGGAAAACTGGCAAGTTTAAAGATGATAAGCTGTATGACCCGGAGAAGGGGGCAAGGTCTCTGGCTGGGGTGGCCTCTCAGTTCTCTAGTTTTAACCATGACGTGAGAGAGGAGCTTGAGAAGTTAGACCCAGCCCCTGCAGCACGGTCCTCTGCTAGCAGAGCTGAGTTCCTGCAGCCAAATAGCATGGCCTCTCAGCCGTCTTCTGCTGAAGGCAAGGTGGTCACAAACAGCAACAAcctggagagggagagacaggagcCGAATTTACCTGCATGTCCCAGCAGGGCTCCTGTGAGTATTTGTGGTGGGGAAAACACTCCAAAGAGTGCAGAGGAACCAGTGGTGAGGCCCAAAATTAGAAATCTGGCAAGTCCCAACTGCGTGAAACCAAAAATCTTTTTTGATaccgatgatgatgatgatatgcCACATAGCACTTCCAGGTGGAGGGAGACTGCCAGCGCTGATGAAGGCCACTTGGATGGCCTGGCAAGAAGGAGCAGAGGTGAGGGTTCAAGTGGCTACCCTGAGCCGAAGTACCCTGAAGACAAGAGGGAAGCCAGGAGTGACCAAGTGAAGCCCGAAAAGGTGCCTAGACGGCGACGAACCATGGCCGACCCCGACTTCTGGACATACAGCGATGACTACTACAAATACTTTGAAGAAGACTCTGACAGTGACAAAGAGTGGACTGCGGCTCTGCGTCGCAAGTATCGTGGCCGGGAGCAAAATCTGTCATCCAGCGGCGAGAGCTGGGAGACTCTGCCAGGAAAAGAAGAGCTTGAAGCTGAGCAAGCCAGAGTGAATGCCAGTGCTGGTGCCAGTGCTGGCAGCAGTGGCAGCAATGAACTTGAGGAAGTTCGAGGGCCATCTCtccaggaagaggaaagggcatcccctgaagaaggagaagTTCCTTGGCTCCAATACAATGAAAACGAGAGCAGCAGTGAGGGGGATAATGATTCTGGTCAGGAGTTTCTGCAGCCTGGTGTCTTCATGCTGGATGGCAACAACAACCTTGAAGATGACTCCAGTGTCAGTGAAGACCTCGAAGTGGATTGGAGCCTCTTCGATGGATTTGCGGATGGGTTGGGGGTAGCCGAAGCCATTTCCTACGTGGATCCTCAGTTCCTCACATACATGGCACTTGAAGAACGCCTGGCCCAGGCAATGGAAACTGCCCTGGCACACTTGGAGTCTCTGGCGGTGGATGTGGAGGTGGCCAATCCACCAGCCAGCAAGGAGAGCATCGACACTCTTCCTGAGATCCTGATCACGGAAGATCACAGTGCGGTGGGGCAGGAGATGTGTTGCCCCATCTGTTGCAGTGAATATGCGAAGGGGGAGGTGGCGACAGAGCTGCCATGCCATCACTATTTCCACAAGCCTTGCGTGTCCATCTGGCTTCAGAAGTCAGGCACCTGCCCTGTGTGCCGCTGCATGTTCCCTCCCCCACTTTAA